One window of the Haloarcula halobia genome contains the following:
- a CDS encoding RsmB/NOP family class I SAM-dependent RNA methyltransferase — translation MEPPDRYRPIVDDFEAFREACERPLPSVVRVNTIKASVADVRQALAEADITADPVDWHDRVLVLPEDPPGNNWPYFHGWIHGQEEVSAVPATVLDPQPGERVWDACAAPGSKTTQLAALMDDRGEVVASDNNLGRISALRSNTERLGATSVAVTHEDARNHSLSPFGGATYDRALVDVPCSCEGTIRKNPDAFDDWSLSHVQGVAGVQKGILARAVQATDPGGTVVYSTCTFAPEENEAVLDHVLGEEDCELVDYDLPLTHRPGVTEWQDEAFDPSVTRAKRIYPHHNDTGGFFCAKLEVTG, via the coding sequence ATGGAACCACCCGACCGGTATCGCCCCATCGTCGACGACTTCGAGGCGTTCCGCGAGGCCTGCGAACGCCCACTCCCGTCGGTGGTCAGAGTCAACACGATCAAGGCCAGCGTCGCGGACGTCCGACAGGCACTCGCCGAGGCCGACATCACGGCCGACCCGGTCGACTGGCACGACCGGGTGCTCGTCCTGCCCGAGGACCCGCCGGGGAACAACTGGCCGTACTTCCACGGCTGGATCCACGGCCAGGAGGAGGTCTCTGCCGTCCCCGCGACGGTGCTGGACCCCCAACCGGGCGAGCGCGTGTGGGACGCCTGTGCCGCACCGGGGAGCAAGACGACCCAGCTCGCGGCGCTGATGGACGACCGCGGCGAGGTCGTCGCCAGCGACAACAACCTCGGGCGGATCTCGGCGCTCCGGTCGAACACCGAACGGCTCGGCGCGACCAGCGTGGCCGTCACCCACGAGGACGCGCGCAACCACTCGCTTTCCCCCTTCGGCGGGGCGACCTACGACCGCGCGCTGGTCGACGTGCCCTGCTCCTGTGAGGGGACCATCCGCAAGAACCCCGACGCCTTCGACGACTGGTCGCTCTCGCACGTCCAGGGCGTCGCCGGCGTCCAGAAGGGCATCCTCGCGCGGGCGGTGCAGGCCACCGACCCCGGCGGCACGGTCGTCTACTCGACGTGTACGTTCGCGCCGGAGGAAAACGAGGCCGTCCTCGACCACGTGCTCGGCGAAGAGGACTGTGAACTCGTCGACTACGACCTCCCGCTGACACACCGGCCGGGCGTCACCGAGTGGCAGGACGAGGCGTTCGACCCGAGCGTCACCCGGGCGAAACGCATCTACCCCCACCACAACGACACGGGCGGGTTCTTCTGTGCGAAACTGGAGGTGACGGGATGA
- a CDS encoding proteasome assembly chaperone family protein translates to MAHVEVHREDVTLDEPTLVEGLPGVGLVGKIAADHLVEVYDMDHYASAHCEGLPEIGVYADGDPQIRSPVRFYADADQDLLVLQSDAPISPSAATEFAGCIVGWFAEMDVTPVFLSGMATEPDEEREPVVYGVSTGEGASLLEAAGVDVPTEDGAITGPTGALIHEANSIDLTSVGLVVEADRRFPDPRAARRLLSEGIGPIAGIEVDTDVLVDQAEQIREAKARLARQLQDTEESTSARPLGMYQ, encoded by the coding sequence ATGGCACACGTTGAAGTCCACCGTGAGGACGTCACGCTGGACGAACCGACACTCGTCGAGGGACTCCCCGGCGTCGGCCTCGTCGGGAAGATCGCCGCCGACCACCTGGTCGAGGTGTACGACATGGACCACTACGCATCGGCCCACTGCGAGGGGCTCCCGGAGATCGGTGTCTACGCCGATGGCGACCCCCAGATCCGCTCGCCGGTCCGGTTCTACGCCGACGCCGACCAGGACCTGCTGGTCCTCCAGAGCGACGCGCCGATCTCGCCGTCCGCGGCGACGGAGTTCGCGGGCTGCATCGTGGGCTGGTTCGCGGAGATGGACGTGACGCCGGTCTTCCTCAGCGGGATGGCGACCGAACCGGACGAGGAGCGGGAACCCGTGGTCTACGGCGTCTCCACGGGCGAGGGGGCGTCGCTACTCGAAGCGGCGGGCGTCGACGTCCCCACCGAGGACGGCGCCATCACCGGGCCGACCGGCGCCCTCATCCACGAGGCCAACAGCATCGACCTGACCAGCGTCGGCCTGGTCGTCGAGGCCGACCGGCGGTTCCCGGACCCGCGGGCCGCCCGCCGGTTGCTCTCGGAGGGCATCGGCCCCATCGCCGGCATCGAGGTCGACACCGACGTCCTCGTCGACCAGGCCGAGCAGATCCGCGAGGCCAAGGCCCGCCTCGCCCGGCAGCTCCAGGACACAGAGGAGAGCACGAGCGCGCGGCCGCTGGGGATGTACCAGTGA
- a CDS encoding DUF7122 family protein, with product MSNDSTTFTRLPATDAEREDEGRATRAEVVDFWAERFGVPPETFADYTFWERGAGKIWVYRGDPPSPVDVEGLGMTFLRTRQEHWKPTLEAVQRFGHHATTNVVHLEENEAEAFVAGHDQELDWDGDWGYLVVTHDLAGDPEPVGVGLYVYGELRSQVPKGRRRELDG from the coding sequence ATGAGCAACGACAGCACGACGTTCACCCGGTTGCCCGCGACGGACGCCGAGCGCGAGGACGAGGGCAGGGCCACCCGCGCGGAGGTCGTCGACTTCTGGGCCGAGCGGTTCGGCGTCCCGCCCGAGACGTTCGCCGACTACACGTTCTGGGAACGCGGCGCGGGCAAGATATGGGTCTACCGGGGTGACCCACCGTCTCCGGTGGACGTCGAGGGCCTGGGGATGACGTTCCTCAGGACCCGCCAGGAACACTGGAAGCCGACGCTCGAAGCCGTCCAGCGCTTCGGCCACCACGCGACGACGAACGTCGTCCACCTCGAGGAAAACGAAGCCGAGGCGTTCGTCGCCGGCCACGACCAGGAACTCGACTGGGACGGCGACTGGGGCTACCTCGTCGTCACCCACGACCTGGCCGGCGACCCCGAACCCGTCGGCGTCGGCCTGTACGTCTACGGCGAACTGCGCTCGCAGGTGCCGAAAGGGCGGCGACGGGAACTGGACGGGTAG
- the grpE gene encoding nucleotide exchange factor GrpE: MTEQDAADDSSVADTERTVEDVDIEEAPEDVDVSEVDIDGADDAASGTPDEALVERVAESDPEGIASELAALRARTEMLEDEVADREAEIEELESKLKRKQADFQNFKKRMEKRREEEEQRATEDLVTRLFDVRDNLDRALEQDEDVDIRDGVEATLRQLDDVLDAEGVEVIDPDPGAEVDPTQHQVLARVESDEEPGSIADVHRLGYQMADKVLREAQVTVSEE; the protein is encoded by the coding sequence ATGACCGAACAGGACGCCGCCGACGACTCGTCCGTGGCCGACACCGAGCGGACAGTCGAGGACGTCGACATCGAGGAGGCCCCCGAGGACGTGGACGTGAGCGAGGTCGACATCGATGGGGCGGACGACGCCGCGTCCGGGACGCCCGACGAGGCGCTGGTCGAGCGCGTCGCCGAGTCCGACCCCGAGGGCATCGCGAGCGAACTCGCCGCGCTCCGGGCCCGGACCGAGATGCTGGAAGACGAAGTCGCCGACCGCGAGGCCGAAATCGAGGAACTCGAGTCGAAACTGAAGCGCAAACAGGCCGACTTCCAGAACTTCAAGAAACGGATGGAAAAGCGCCGCGAAGAGGAGGAACAACGGGCCACCGAGGATCTGGTGACCCGCCTGTTCGACGTCCGTGACAACCTCGATCGCGCCCTCGAACAGGACGAGGACGTCGACATCCGCGACGGCGTCGAGGCGACGCTCCGCCAGCTCGACGACGTGCTCGACGCCGAGGGGGTCGAGGTCATCGACCCGGACCCGGGAGCCGAAGTCGACCCGACACAGCATCAGGTGCTCGCCAGGGTCGAGAGCGACGAGGAACCGGGTTCCATCGCCGACGTCCACCGCCTGGGCTACCAGATGGCCGACAAGGTCCTCCGCGAGGCGCAGGTCACCGTCAGCGAAGAGTAG
- a CDS encoding DUF790 family protein → MLTKDLLRVSRAGGGYHPQFVDESADRLAARVLGVYQGHVGETRADLQAALTDLEGDADFKLVRGFAKLLERAATFETRAAVPPERVRRRVFEAAEAVGVVTDGERADALERAADRLGVSVEAVEDSLYADLEAREVLADVDARWTPADLRRQYNLSLAQTALFDATEVRVRSSDPTTLVSAVKRLRLMYEIRRTEAGREVVVTGPDALFSNTRRYGTRFARLLRTVSRAGEWHLEATVDDRGTERTLTLSDADLTPPGTDPVATVTYDSGVEADFAARFEALGLDWTLVREPEPLAAGEHVVVPDFAFEWQPGGADGVQNTGNADAEFRVFFEVMGFWTPEYVEKKLARLADLEGVELLVAVDDSLGVGEAIESLDHRAIPYRDRVRVKDVRDALRPYESDLVAASAAALPDELRPEADVVSLAALAAEHGVSEDAIEDKSFPDHERVGRTLVRPGVLADLRDELEAGMAYGTVETVFDEYGVDDDSALLARLGYRVEWDGLSGGTIAPRE, encoded by the coding sequence GTGCTGACGAAGGACCTCCTGCGCGTCTCGCGGGCCGGCGGCGGCTACCACCCGCAGTTCGTCGACGAGTCGGCGGACCGACTGGCCGCTCGCGTCCTCGGGGTCTATCAGGGGCACGTCGGCGAGACGCGTGCCGACCTGCAAGCGGCGCTCACCGACCTCGAGGGCGACGCGGACTTCAAGCTCGTCCGCGGGTTCGCGAAACTACTCGAACGGGCGGCGACCTTCGAGACGCGAGCGGCCGTCCCACCCGAGCGGGTGCGACGGCGGGTCTTCGAGGCGGCCGAGGCCGTCGGCGTCGTCACCGACGGCGAGCGCGCCGACGCGCTGGAACGGGCGGCCGACAGACTGGGGGTGTCCGTCGAGGCGGTCGAGGACTCCCTCTACGCCGATCTGGAGGCTCGCGAAGTGCTCGCGGACGTCGACGCGCGCTGGACGCCGGCGGATCTGCGCCGGCAGTACAACCTCTCGCTGGCCCAGACGGCGCTGTTCGACGCGACGGAGGTTCGCGTCCGTTCGTCCGACCCCACGACGCTCGTCTCGGCGGTCAAGCGCCTCCGACTCATGTACGAGATCCGCAGGACCGAGGCGGGCCGTGAAGTCGTCGTCACCGGGCCGGACGCGCTGTTCTCGAACACGCGCCGGTACGGAACCCGCTTCGCCCGACTCCTGCGGACCGTCTCGCGGGCCGGCGAGTGGCACCTCGAGGCGACGGTCGACGACCGGGGGACCGAGCGGACGCTGACGCTCTCCGACGCCGACCTCACGCCGCCGGGCACCGACCCCGTGGCGACGGTGACCTACGACAGCGGGGTCGAGGCCGATTTCGCCGCACGGTTCGAGGCACTCGGCCTCGACTGGACGCTCGTCCGGGAACCCGAACCGCTCGCGGCCGGCGAACACGTCGTCGTCCCCGACTTCGCCTTCGAGTGGCAACCCGGCGGCGCGGACGGCGTACAGAACACCGGGAACGCCGACGCCGAGTTCCGCGTCTTCTTCGAGGTGATGGGGTTCTGGACGCCCGAGTACGTCGAGAAGAAACTCGCTCGGCTGGCCGATCTGGAGGGCGTGGAACTGCTCGTCGCCGTCGACGACTCGCTGGGCGTCGGCGAGGCCATCGAGTCGCTCGACCACCGGGCGATCCCCTACAGGGACCGGGTCCGTGTCAAGGACGTCCGTGACGCGCTGCGGCCCTACGAGTCGGACCTCGTCGCCGCGAGCGCGGCGGCCCTCCCCGACGAACTGCGGCCCGAGGCCGACGTCGTGTCGCTCGCGGCGCTGGCCGCCGAGCACGGCGTCAGCGAGGACGCCATCGAGGACAAGTCGTTCCCCGACCACGAGCGCGTCGGCCGGACGCTCGTCCGTCCGGGAGTACTGGCGGACCTGCGTGACGAACTCGAAGCCGGAATGGCCTACGGGACAGTCGAAACCGTGTTCGACGAATACGGCGTCGACGACGACAGCGCGCTGCTGGCCAGGCTCGGCTACCGGGTCGAGTGGGACGGACTGTCCGGCGGGACGATCGCGCCCAGAGAGTGA
- a CDS encoding DEAD/DEAH box helicase family protein, producing MLTLTFENGTVRLDGDPPADLPGVEDDARSKSARAPAYRYAALRTALDERGVEYEDRVLDHPSLDLATTYDLRAYQETALDAWRSAGDRGCLELPTGSGKTVIGIAAMVALGTPTLVVVPTIDLLEQWQRELEREFDVPVGRLGGGEQRVESVTVSTYDSAYLRADELGDRFGFVVFDEVHHLGGEGYRDIARLLAAPARMGLTATFERPDDAHDVVEDLVDPLVHRVAVDDLAGEHLADYDIKRLEVALTDAERERYEEYQGTFTDYLARSGIELRSGSDYQELVKRSGRDPAAREALLAKQRAREEMMNAQRKVKRLAAILDTHRDDRVIVFTAYTDLVYRLSERFLIPAITHETGASERREILERFRDGTYSRVVTANVLDEGVDVPDANVAVVLSGSGSEREFTQRLGRILRPKADGGRALLYELVTEETAEERVARRRR from the coding sequence GTGCTGACGCTGACGTTCGAGAACGGGACCGTCCGACTCGACGGCGACCCGCCGGCGGACCTTCCCGGCGTCGAAGACGACGCCCGCTCGAAGAGCGCGCGCGCGCCAGCCTACCGGTACGCGGCGCTCCGTACTGCCCTCGACGAGCGTGGCGTCGAGTACGAGGACCGCGTCCTCGACCACCCGTCGCTCGACCTCGCGACGACCTACGACCTGCGCGCCTACCAGGAGACGGCGCTCGACGCCTGGCGGTCGGCCGGCGACCGCGGCTGTCTCGAACTGCCGACCGGGAGCGGGAAGACGGTCATCGGCATCGCCGCGATGGTCGCGCTGGGCACGCCCACGCTGGTCGTCGTCCCGACCATCGACCTGTTAGAGCAGTGGCAGCGCGAACTCGAACGGGAGTTCGACGTCCCCGTCGGTCGGCTCGGCGGGGGCGAACAGCGCGTCGAGTCGGTCACCGTCTCGACGTACGACTCGGCGTACCTCCGGGCGGACGAACTGGGCGACCGCTTCGGGTTCGTGGTCTTCGACGAGGTGCACCATCTCGGCGGCGAGGGGTACCGCGACATCGCGCGACTACTCGCCGCGCCCGCTCGGATGGGACTCACGGCGACCTTCGAACGGCCCGACGATGCGCACGACGTGGTCGAAGACCTGGTGGACCCGCTGGTCCACCGGGTCGCGGTAGACGACCTCGCCGGCGAGCACCTCGCGGACTACGACATCAAGCGCCTCGAAGTCGCGCTCACCGACGCCGAGCGCGAGCGCTACGAGGAGTACCAGGGCACGTTCACCGACTATCTGGCCCGCTCGGGCATCGAACTCCGGTCGGGCAGCGACTACCAGGAGCTGGTCAAGCGCTCGGGCCGGGACCCCGCGGCCCGCGAGGCGCTCCTGGCGAAGCAGCGCGCCCGCGAGGAGATGATGAACGCCCAGCGCAAGGTCAAGCGCCTCGCCGCCATCCTCGATACCCACCGCGACGACCGCGTCATCGTCTTCACCGCCTACACCGACCTCGTCTATCGGCTCTCCGAGCGGTTCCTGATACCCGCGATCACCCACGAGACCGGCGCGAGCGAACGCCGGGAGATTCTCGAACGCTTTCGCGACGGCACCTACTCCCGGGTGGTGACGGCGAACGTCTTAGACGAGGGCGTCGACGTCCCGGACGCCAACGTCGCCGTCGTCCTCTCCGGGAGTGGCTCCGAACGCGAGTTCACCCAGCGCCTGGGCCGAATCCTCCGCCCGAAAGCCGACGGCGGCCGAGCCCTGCTGTACGAACTGGTGACCGAGGAGACCGCCGAAGAGCGGGTGGCACGGCGTCGCCGGTAG
- a CDS encoding PAS domain-containing protein yields MERPTHVASSGPVLVVQSDGRIDHVNTAARLLLDAPSTDALVGESVLEFVATTDRDPLLDQFDRLVGGDASAIGLTLTLTGPTRGARDFVVLNSAVEWDGAERVEMTAFDANEELPTGFQERTMDATPVGITIADADRPDEPIIYANDGFCELTGYPREEILGRNCRFLQGEETNEDTVAEVRDAVDAEAPITTELRNYRRDGSMFWNRLTITPVEAPDGTVTHFLGFQEDVTDRRAFEQAKRIFEMQAEALDKSIFITDTEGTIEYVNPAFERTTGYSAEDAVGENPRILNSGQQDETFYRELWETITVGEVWETEITNRRKSGELYRTTQKIVPVTDADGAVTNFVAIEEDVTDAQFIEQVLHVMDRVLRHNVRNSVTAIRGFTDLLEGELDDQEHRAAVEAIQEHTEKLGKLSDETRTIRELFRRRHAEHSLSVAAVEGFVDTRREMHPEAVIELSMDAGDDTVVQNGSLLQLAIDEALENAVVHHDGETPRVAVTVEAADDGEALRVEIADDGPGIPDEEWDVIMAGEETPLQHGTGIGLWLMYWTVTALGGTMRRAENDPRGTVITYHVPLVAGDHVDEWKSSE; encoded by the coding sequence ATGGAGCGACCGACGCACGTAGCGAGCTCGGGGCCGGTCCTGGTCGTCCAGTCCGACGGCCGCATCGACCACGTGAACACGGCGGCCCGACTGCTGCTGGACGCGCCCTCCACCGACGCCCTCGTCGGGGAGTCGGTCCTCGAATTCGTCGCGACCACGGACCGGGACCCGCTGCTCGACCAGTTCGACCGGTTGGTGGGAGGTGACGCGTCGGCTATCGGGCTGACCCTCACGCTGACGGGCCCGACTCGCGGCGCTCGAGACTTCGTCGTCCTGAACTCGGCCGTCGAGTGGGACGGGGCCGAGCGCGTCGAGATGACCGCCTTCGATGCGAACGAGGAGCTCCCGACCGGGTTCCAAGAGCGGACGATGGACGCCACGCCGGTTGGCATCACGATTGCGGACGCCGACCGGCCGGACGAACCCATCATCTACGCCAACGACGGGTTCTGCGAGCTGACCGGCTACCCCCGCGAGGAGATACTCGGCCGGAACTGTCGGTTCCTGCAGGGGGAGGAGACGAACGAGGACACCGTCGCGGAGGTCAGGGACGCCGTCGACGCCGAGGCGCCGATCACGACCGAACTCCGGAACTACCGTCGCGACGGGTCGATGTTCTGGAACCGGCTCACGATAACGCCGGTCGAGGCACCGGACGGGACCGTCACACACTTCCTCGGCTTCCAGGAGGACGTGACCGACCGCCGGGCCTTCGAACAGGCGAAACGGATCTTCGAGATGCAGGCCGAGGCGCTGGACAAGTCCATCTTCATCACGGACACCGAGGGCACCATCGAGTACGTGAACCCGGCGTTCGAGCGAACGACCGGTTACTCGGCCGAGGACGCCGTCGGCGAGAACCCCCGGATTCTGAACTCGGGCCAGCAGGACGAGACGTTCTATCGCGAGCTGTGGGAGACCATCACCGTCGGTGAGGTCTGGGAGACCGAAATAACGAACCGGCGGAAGTCGGGCGAGCTGTACCGGACGACACAGAAGATCGTCCCGGTGACGGACGCCGACGGAGCGGTAACCAACTTCGTCGCCATCGAGGAAGACGTCACGGACGCCCAGTTCATCGAGCAGGTGCTGCACGTGATGGACCGCGTGCTGCGACACAACGTCCGGAACTCGGTCACCGCGATTCGCGGATTCACGGACCTTCTGGAGGGCGAACTCGACGACCAGGAGCACCGCGCCGCCGTCGAGGCCATCCAGGAGCACACCGAAAAGCTGGGCAAGCTGAGCGACGAGACCCGGACCATCCGGGAACTGTTCCGACGACGGCACGCCGAGCACTCGCTCTCGGTGGCCGCGGTCGAGGGATTCGTCGACACGCGACGCGAGATGCACCCCGAGGCCGTCATCGAACTCTCGATGGACGCCGGCGACGACACGGTGGTCCAGAACGGCAGCCTGTTGCAACTCGCCATCGACGAGGCGCTCGAAAACGCCGTCGTCCACCACGACGGCGAGACGCCACGCGTCGCGGTGACCGTCGAGGCGGCAGACGACGGCGAGGCGCTCCGCGTCGAGATAGCCGACGACGGCCCCGGGATCCCCGACGAGGAGTGGGACGTCATCATGGCCGGCGAGGAGACGCCGCTCCAGCACGGGACCGGCATCGGCCTCTGGCTCATGTACTGGACGGTCACGGCGCTGGGCGGCACGATGCGACGGGCCGAGAACGATCCACGTGGCACCGTCATCACGTACCACGTGCCGCTCGTCGCCGGCGACCACGTCGACGAGTGGAAATCGAGCGAGTGA